CTTGGCCAGCGCCTTGCTGGTCTGGCTCTTGACCGTCCCGGTGGAGCACTGCAGCAGCGCCGCGGTCTCCCCGACCGAGAGGTCCTCGAAGTAGCGGAGCACGACGACGGCGCGCATCCGGCGAGGCAGCCGGCCCAGCGCCTCCCACAGGTCGTGGGTGTCGTCGGCGGCGCCGGTGCCGTCGGCGGCGCCGCGCTCGGGCAGCCGCTCGGTGGGGCGCTCGTCGTTCCACCTGCGCCGCCACCAGGAGGAGTAGGTGGTGACCAGGATCCGGCGGACGTACGGCTCGGGATCGCGGTCGATGCGGCGCCACGCGAACCACGCCTTGGCCAGGGCCGTCTGGAGCAGGTCCTCGGCCAGCGCGTGGTCGCGGGTGAGCAGGTAGGCGGTGCGCAGGAGGCCCCGGGAGCGGGCCGCGACGAAGTCGTCGAAGCCCGGCGCGGTGCCGGTGACTGGTGGCACCGGCCCCTCCCGGGTCTCGTGCACGGACGTGGTGGTCATGCCCCTTCTACCGGTCGGGGCGGGACGGAGGTTGCCTGGCGGCGGCTACTTCTTCCGGGAGAGGAACGCCGTCATCGCCTCGCGCGCCTCGTCGGAGCCGAAGAGCCGGGTGCTCAGCGCGGACATCTCGTCGCCGAGCTCGTCGATCCGGGCGACCAGCGAGGCGTTGAGGATCTTCTTCGACTCCGCGATGCCCTGGTTGGCCCCGGTGGCCACGTCGGCGCAGAGCTTCGCGACGTACTCGTCCAGCTCGGCGGCCGGCACCGCCTTGGTGACCAGGCCGTACTCCTGGGCCTCGGCGCCGGTGAAGACCTCGCCGCCCAGCGCCGTCAGGGACGCGGCGCGCGGGTTCATCCGGGAGAAGACCGTGAGGCTGATGATCGCCGCGGCCAGGCCCAGCTTGACCTCGGTCAGGGCGAAGGTCGCCTCCTCGGCGGAGACGGCGATGTCGGCGGAGGCGACAACGCCGATGCCGCCGGCCCGGACCGCGCCGAGGTTCTTGGTCACGACCACCTTCGGCATGGTGGCGATCAGCCGCTGCAGCGCGATGATCCGCCGGGTGCCCTCCTCCATGCTGGTCGTGGCCGCCTCGGAGAGGTCGGCGCCGGAGCAGAAGACCTTGCCGGAGCTCTGGATCAGCACCACGCGGACCTCGGGGTCCTGTCCGGCCGCCTCGAGGTGCTCGTACAGCTCGGTCACGAGCTTGCGCGAGAGGGCGTTGCGGTTGTGCGGGGAGTCCAGGGTGATGGTCGCGACACCGTCGGCGGTGGTGCGGGTGACGAACGGGGACTCGGGCGTCGGGCTGTGTGACATGGTGCACAGTGTGCCGGGGTGGGCCCGTCAAGGGCGTCGGGGGGGCCGTAGACCTTGCGTTAACATCGCCTGTCCACGGGAGAGGCACGTCGTCGCACGAGGGGGCAGGACCGCATGACGCCATGGGTGAGGCGCGGGATGCTCGCTGCTTTCGACATCCTCTGCTGGTCCCTGGCCACCGCGGTGGTGCTGGGGGTTCGCCACGACTTCAGCATCAGCGAGGTCCAGTGGGAGTCGGTCCTGTTCTACTGGGTGACCAGCTCCCTGCTTCTCGTCGTGGTGGGATACTTCACGAAGTTCTACCGGGGTCGGTTCCTGGTGGGCTCCTTCGACGAAGCCGCGGGTCTTGCCGTGCACGTGGGGATCGTCGCAGTCCTCGCACTGGTGTCGACGCCCATGGTCAACGAGACCCTGCCCCGCAGCATTCCGGTGCTGGTCCCGCCGGTTGCCCTGCTGCTGGCCGCGGCCGGCCGGTGGTACTACCGCTCGCTTCGCATCCGCTCCGGAGATCCCCAGGGAGTGGACACCGCGCGCCCGGTGCTGGTCTACGGCGCCGGCGACGCCGGCCGCCAGGTGTTGCAGCTGTTGCGCGCCGAACGTCGGCCCGGCCTCGATCTGCGGGTTGTCGGCTTCCTGGATGACAACCCGGGCAAGCGGAACCTCCGCATCCAGGGGGTCCCTGTGCTGGGGACCGGCGAAGCCATCGCCGAGGCGGCTGAAGAGGTCGGTGCTCGCGCGGTCATCCTGGCGATCCCGCAGGCGACCGGAGACTTCATCGGCAAGGTCCAGGACCAGGTTGCCAGCCGCGGGCTGGACTTCTACGTCCTGCCCAGAGTGGCTGACCTGCTGGGGAGCGGCGTCGATGCCAGCGCCATCCGACCGGTGGAGATCGGTGATGTCCTGGGTCGCCACCAGGTCACCACGGACCTGACGTCGATCGCGGGCTACCTGACCGGCAAGCGAGTCCTGATCACTGGTGCCGGCGGCTCCATCGGCTCGGAGCTCACCAGGCAGGTCCACCACTTCGGGCCGGGTTCCTTGGTCATGCTCGACCGGGACGAGTCGGCGTTGCACGGCGTCCAGCTGGCCGTGCACGGTCATGGACTGCTCGACGGACCGGACACCGTGCTGGTGGACATCCGGGACGCCGAGAGCCTGCGCTCGGTCTTCGAGGAGCACCGGCCAGAGGTGGTATTCCACGCAGCTGCCCTCAAGCACCTGCCCATGCTGGAGCGGTTCCCCGCCGAGGGCTGGAAGACCAACGTGCTGGGCACGCTCAACCTGCTCAACCTGTCCGCGGAGTTCGGTGTGGAGCGCTTCGTCAACGTCTCGACGGACAAGGCGGCGGACGCCACCAGCGTTCTGGGTGCCACCAAGCGGCTGGCTGAGCGACTGACCGCGTGGCACGCCCAGGAGACCGGTCGGCCCTACATGAGCGTGCGGTTCGGCAACGTGCTCGGCTCCCGGGGATCGATGCTGCACACGTTCAACGCGCAGATCGCAGCCGGGGGGCCGGTGACGGTGACCCACCCCGAGGTCACTCGGTACTTCATGACCATTCCGGAGGCGTGCGAGCTGGTCATCCAGGCGGGTTCGATGGGCGGCGCCGGGGAGGTCATGGTGCTGGAGATGGGCTCTCCCGTGCGGATCCTCGACGTCGCGAAGCGGATGATCCGACACTCTGGCGCCCAGAAGGTGGAGATCGTCTTCACCGGTCTGCGGCCTGGCGAAAAGCTGCACGAGGTGCTGTTCAGCGACGACGAGGTGGCCTCGGCGACCGACCACCCCATGGTCCGCACGGTCCCGGTCCCGCCGGTCGCGCCCGCCGGGCTGGACGGGCTGGACGCGCTGGACGGGCTGTCGAGCATCCGCGGGCTGCTGAGGCCTGTCTCTGTGCCCGCGTCTGTAACTGTGCCTGTAGCCGCGACCGAACCCGAACGAGGAGAGCTGTGAGCGAACGGATCCACCTGTCCTCACCCGATGTCGGTCCGGAGGAGGAGGCGGCCCTGGTGCGCGCCCTCCGCTCGGGCTGGGTGGCCCCACTCGGCCCTGACGTCGACGCGTTCGAGGAGGAGATCGCGGTCGCGACCGGACGGTCCTGCGCGGTGGCGCTCTCCTCGGGCACCGCGGCGCTGCACCTCTCCCTGCTGGCCCTGGGTGTGGAGCCGGGTTCCGTGGTCATCACCTCCAGCATGACGTTCGCCGCGACCGCCAACGCGATCACCTACACCGGCGCCACCCCGGTCTTCGTGGACTCCGACGCCACCGGCAACGTCGACCCGATCCTGCTCGAGAAGGCCGTGGCGGACCAGCTCGCCCAGGGTGCACGTGTCTCGGCCATCGTCCCGGTCGACCTGCTCGGCCGGATCGCAGACCACGCCGCGATCGCCGAGGTGGCAGCGCGCCACGGCATCCCGCTGATCGTCGATGCCGCGGAGTCCCTCGGGGCAGTCCGCGCCGGTCGGCGCGCCGGCCAGGACGGCATCGCGGCGATCGTCTCGTTCAACGGGAACAAGATCATGACGACCTCCGGAGGCGGCGCGCTCGTCTGCGACGACCCTGGGCTGGCGGCGCGGATCCGCTACCTGGCCACCCAGGCGCGTCAGCCGGTCGTTCACTACGAGCACGTCGACATCGGCTACAACTACCGGATGTCGAACCTCCTGGCCGCGCTGGGCCGGGCCCAGCTGGCGCGGCTGCCGAAGATGATGGAGCGGCGTCGCGGGTGGCGGGACCGGTACGCCGACCTCTTCGCGCCGGTCGCAGGGGTCGAGGTGCTGGGTCAGGAAACCGGCCGGACGGTGAGCGAGGACGAGCACGACAACTACTGGCTCACCTCGGTGGTGGTCGACGCCGACGAGGCGGGCTGGCACGCCGACCAGCTGCGGGAGCACCTGGCCGCACTGGACATCGAGGCGCGTCCGCTGTGGAAACCGATGCACCTCCAGCCCGTCTTCGCCGACTGCCCGGCCTACACCTCCGGCGTCTCCGAACGACTCTTCCGTACCGGCCTCTCGCTGCCCAGCGGCTCGGTGTTGAGCGACCAGCAGTTCGACCGCGTCGCCGATGCGATCGCCTCCTTCTTGTCCACCGCCGGCGCGCCGGCCGACGCACTGTCCCCCGCTAGGAGACTTTGATGACCAGCCAGCACCCCTCGATCGAATCCGCCGTGGCCGGCAAGGTCGTCACCATCACCGGAGGTACCGGCTCGTTCGGTTCCGTGATGGCACGGCACCTGCTGGAGGAGGGTGCGACCCGGATCAACATCTTCAGCCGCGACGAGGCCAAGCAGGACGAGATGCGTCGTCGGACGAACGACGAGCGGATGCGCTTCTTCCTCGGCGACGTCCGCGACCTGGACTCGGTCCGTACAGCGGTCAGCGACGCGGACTTCGTCTTCCACGCCGCCGCACTCAAGCAGGTCCCCTCGTGCGAGTTCTTTCCCGAGCAGGCCGTGAAGACGAACATCAACGGCAGCCACAACGTGATCAACGCCTGCGCCGAGGCCGACGTGCAGTCGGTGGTGCTGCTGAGCACCGACAAGGCCGTCTACCCGGTCAACGCGATGGGCATGTCCAAGGCGCTGATGGAGAAGACCGCGCAGGCCTACGCGCGCAACCACCCGGACTCCGAACTGACGGTCTCGGTGACCCGCTACGGCAACGTCATGTACTCGCGCGGCTCGGTCATCCCGGCCTTCATCGAGATGCTCAAGAGGGGCCGGCCGCTCACCATCACCGATCCGCGGATGACCCGCTTCCTGATGTCGCTGGCCGACTCGGTCGACCTGGTGAAGCACGCGTTCGCGCACGCCAACCCCGGTGATCTCTTCGTCAAGAAGGCGCCTGCCGCGACCGTCGACACCCTCGCGCGGGCGGTCGCCGAGCTCTTCGGCGTCGAGGACCCGGAGATGGTGCACATCGGCACTCGGCACGGCGAGAAGCTGCACGAGACGCTGCTGACCCGGGAGGAGCTGGCCAAGGCCGAGGACCAGGGCGACTACTTCCGGATCCCGCTGGACACCCGCGGCCTGCAGTACGAGAAGTACTTCTCCGAGGGCGAGGAGGAGATCGACGACAGCGTCGACTACGCCTCCGACTCGGTGCCCGGGCTCTCGGTGGACGAGACCCGCGACCTGCTCCGCACCATCCCCGAGCTGGCCGGTGACCCGGCCCTCGTCGGATGAGCGCGGAGAGCTCGGGCGTGCCCAAGAAGGTCCTCGTCACCGGAGGCGACGGCTTCCTGGGCTGGCACCTGCGGTGCCGTCTCCACTCCACCACCGACCACCAGGTCACCGCGGTCGGCCGCGCGGACTGGCACCGGCTGCCCGAGCTGGTCGCCGACGCCGACGTGGTCTACCACCTGGCCGGCATCAACCGGGCCGATCCGCAGGACCTGGTCGACGGGAACGAGCGCCTGGCCCGCGACGTGGCTGCGGCCCT
The window above is part of the Nocardioides campestrisoli genome. Proteins encoded here:
- a CDS encoding SigE family RNA polymerase sigma factor — encoded protein: MTTTSVHETREGPVPPVTGTAPGFDDFVAARSRGLLRTAYLLTRDHALAEDLLQTALAKAWFAWRRIDRDPEPYVRRILVTTYSSWWRRRWNDERPTERLPERGAADGTGAADDTHDLWEALGRLPRRMRAVVVLRYFEDLSVGETAALLQCSTGTVKSQTSKALAKLRIDPSLAASDLMDGDRA
- a CDS encoding enoyl-CoA hydratase-related protein, encoding MSHSPTPESPFVTRTTADGVATITLDSPHNRNALSRKLVTELYEHLEAAGQDPEVRVVLIQSSGKVFCSGADLSEAATTSMEEGTRRIIALQRLIATMPKVVVTKNLGAVRAGGIGVVASADIAVSAEEATFALTEVKLGLAAAIISLTVFSRMNPRAASLTALGGEVFTGAEAQEYGLVTKAVPAAELDEYVAKLCADVATGANQGIAESKKILNASLVARIDELGDEMSALSTRLFGSDEAREAMTAFLSRKK
- a CDS encoding polysaccharide biosynthesis protein; its protein translation is MTPWVRRGMLAAFDILCWSLATAVVLGVRHDFSISEVQWESVLFYWVTSSLLLVVVGYFTKFYRGRFLVGSFDEAAGLAVHVGIVAVLALVSTPMVNETLPRSIPVLVPPVALLLAAAGRWYYRSLRIRSGDPQGVDTARPVLVYGAGDAGRQVLQLLRAERRPGLDLRVVGFLDDNPGKRNLRIQGVPVLGTGEAIAEAAEEVGARAVILAIPQATGDFIGKVQDQVASRGLDFYVLPRVADLLGSGVDASAIRPVEIGDVLGRHQVTTDLTSIAGYLTGKRVLITGAGGSIGSELTRQVHHFGPGSLVMLDRDESALHGVQLAVHGHGLLDGPDTVLVDIRDAESLRSVFEEHRPEVVFHAAALKHLPMLERFPAEGWKTNVLGTLNLLNLSAEFGVERFVNVSTDKAADATSVLGATKRLAERLTAWHAQETGRPYMSVRFGNVLGSRGSMLHTFNAQIAAGGPVTVTHPEVTRYFMTIPEACELVIQAGSMGGAGEVMVLEMGSPVRILDVAKRMIRHSGAQKVEIVFTGLRPGEKLHEVLFSDDEVASATDHPMVRTVPVPPVAPAGLDGLDALDGLSSIRGLLRPVSVPASVTVPVAATEPERGEL
- a CDS encoding DegT/DnrJ/EryC1/StrS family aminotransferase, producing MSERIHLSSPDVGPEEEAALVRALRSGWVAPLGPDVDAFEEEIAVATGRSCAVALSSGTAALHLSLLALGVEPGSVVITSSMTFAATANAITYTGATPVFVDSDATGNVDPILLEKAVADQLAQGARVSAIVPVDLLGRIADHAAIAEVAARHGIPLIVDAAESLGAVRAGRRAGQDGIAAIVSFNGNKIMTTSGGGALVCDDPGLAARIRYLATQARQPVVHYEHVDIGYNYRMSNLLAALGRAQLARLPKMMERRRGWRDRYADLFAPVAGVEVLGQETGRTVSEDEHDNYWLTSVVVDADEAGWHADQLREHLAALDIEARPLWKPMHLQPVFADCPAYTSGVSERLFRTGLSLPSGSVLSDQQFDRVADAIASFLSTAGAPADALSPARRL
- a CDS encoding SDR family NAD(P)-dependent oxidoreductase — translated: MTSQHPSIESAVAGKVVTITGGTGSFGSVMARHLLEEGATRINIFSRDEAKQDEMRRRTNDERMRFFLGDVRDLDSVRTAVSDADFVFHAAALKQVPSCEFFPEQAVKTNINGSHNVINACAEADVQSVVLLSTDKAVYPVNAMGMSKALMEKTAQAYARNHPDSELTVSVTRYGNVMYSRGSVIPAFIEMLKRGRPLTITDPRMTRFLMSLADSVDLVKHAFAHANPGDLFVKKAPAATVDTLARAVAELFGVEDPEMVHIGTRHGEKLHETLLTREELAKAEDQGDYFRIPLDTRGLQYEKYFSEGEEEIDDSVDYASDSVPGLSVDETRDLLRTIPELAGDPALVG